The following are from one region of the Ornithorhynchus anatinus isolate Pmale09 chromosome X1, mOrnAna1.pri.v4, whole genome shotgun sequence genome:
- the CIB3 gene encoding calcium and integrin-binding family member 3, with amino-acid sequence MGNKQTIFTPEQLDAYQDCTFFTRKEILRLFYRYQDLAPQLVPLDYTDQPEVKLPYELIRSMPELKDNPFRQRIAEVFSEDGDGSMTLNDFLDMFSVMSEMAPRDLKAYYAFKIYDFNNDDYICKSDLEKTVNKLTRNELTPEEVCLVCEKVIDEADVDNDGKLSLEDFRQMIVRAPDFLSTFHIRI; translated from the exons ATGGGTAACAAACAAACCATTTTTACTCCTGAGCAGCTTGATGCATACCAG GATTGTACTTTCTTTACAAGAAAAGAAATACTAAG GCTATTTTACAGATATCAAGATCTTGCTCCTCAACTGGTCCCCCTGGATTACACCGACCAACCAGAGGTGAAGCTCCCCTATGAACTTATCAGGAGCATGCCAGAGCTGAAG gatAACCCATTCCGGCAGAGGATAGCCGAGGTCTTCTCTGAGGACGGAGACGGCAGCATGACCTTGAATGACTTTCTGGATATGTTCTCGGTGATGAGTGAAATGGCTCCCAGGGATCTCAAGGCTTATTATGCCTTTAAAATCTATG ATTTTAACAACGACGATTACATCTGCAAATCCGATCTGGAGAAAACAGTGAACAAACTAACCCGGAATGAACTGACTCCCGAGGAGGTCTGTCTTGTGTGTGAAAAGGTGATCGATGAAGCCGACGTAGATAACGACGGCAAACTCTCTTTGGAAGACTTTCGGCAGATGATTGTGCGAGCCCCTGACTTCCTTAG TACCTTCCACATCCGAATCTGA
- the FAM32A gene encoding protein FAM32A: MAEYEQVQKGPLKLKGVSELGVKKRKKKKDKDKSQILEQMVLSKKNEEEKKRGLDKRTPAQIAYEKMQEKRQMERILKKASKTHKQRVEDFNRHLDTLTEHYDIPKVSWTK, translated from the exons ATGGCGGAGTACGAGCAGGTCCAGAAGGGGCCGTTGAAACTGAAGGGGGTCTCCGAGCTCGGCGTGAAGAAGCG gaagaagaaaaaggacaaAGATAAGAGCCAGATCCTGGAGCAGATGGTGCTGAGTAAGAAGAacgaagaggagaagaaaagggggctggATAAACGAACGCCGGCTCAGATCGCGTATGAGAAAATGCAAGAGAAGAGG CAAATGGAAAGAATATTAAAGAAAGCGTCCAAGACCCACAAACAGAGAGTGGAG GACTTCAACCGACATTTAGATACACTCACTGAACATTATGACATTCCTAAAGTCAGCTGGACAAAATAA